A stretch of the Planktothricoides raciborskii GIHE-MW2 genome encodes the following:
- the hisH gene encoding imidazole glycerol phosphate synthase subunit HisH: MKNVVITDYGMGNLDSVARAVQECGGNPLISQKAQDFQEAHYIILPGVGAFATGMKHLSTSGLQEILYEQVINQGVPFLGICLGMQLLATKGLEGGETNGLGWIEGEVKRLEPDQPDTRIPHVGWNEVIFNNPSPLFEGIPTGKDFYFVHSYHFSCQYPQEAIAHTPYCGKFVSAVNKDNIFGVQFHPEKSQRLGFHVLKNFLSL, translated from the coding sequence ATGAAAAACGTCGTAATTACTGACTATGGAATGGGCAATTTAGATTCCGTTGCCCGGGCAGTGCAAGAATGTGGAGGCAATCCTCTCATTAGCCAAAAAGCACAGGACTTTCAAGAAGCCCACTATATCATTCTTCCCGGAGTTGGAGCTTTTGCCACGGGTATGAAACATCTTTCAACTTCCGGTTTACAGGAAATTTTGTACGAACAAGTCATCAATCAAGGTGTTCCTTTTTTAGGAATTTGCCTAGGGATGCAGCTTCTAGCTACAAAGGGTTTAGAAGGAGGGGAAACTAATGGGTTAGGCTGGATTGAAGGAGAAGTCAAACGACTAGAACCCGATCAACCCGATACTCGAATTCCCCATGTTGGTTGGAATGAAGTTATCTTTAATAACCCTTCACCTTTGTTTGAAGGAATTCCTACGGGTAAAGATTTTTATTTTGTTCATAGCTACCACTTTTCTTGTCAATATCCCCAAGAGGCGATCGCCCATACTCCTTACTGTGGTAAATTTGTTTCTGCTGTCAACAAAGACAATATATTTGGTGTTCAGTTTCATCCAGAAAAAAGCCAACGTTTAGGATTTCATGTTCTAAAAAACTTTCTCTCTCTTTAA